A region of the Cricetulus griseus strain 17A/GY chromosome 7, alternate assembly CriGri-PICRH-1.0, whole genome shotgun sequence genome:
CTAGATTTTAACTTTGTGAAAACTGTGACCAAAACTCCACAGGAGCCAGAAAGTTAATTGGTGAAGTGTCTGTCTTTGTCAGGACATCATGGCCTTTCTGTGAGGAGAGGATGTTGGGGTAGTTGCTTTCCTCTAGAGAGTCATCTGTTTCACCTTCCTCTGAGAGTGGGCTCCAGTCAAGCAGGTAACTGCATATTCCCAGGTCTCTGTGCTTCTTTCAAACATTTCCTAACTAGAAGTTCTTCAGGACTGGAGGTCACCAGTTGTGACCAGTTAAGTCAGGCTAAGACAGACAGTTATCACCTACTCAGCTAGGAAACTGGACCAGCTACATGAAGAAGGCCCATAGATAAGGATAGTTCCCAGAGTCTCTCTTAATTAAGCATACATCACCGTATGTCACAGCAATGTGCTTCTATTTTTCATCACTTTGCTTTCTAATATTGAGAATAAGTACACAAACTTAACATCAGGCCAGATAAAGGGCACATGGAGGCAATGttttacatacttttttttttcatttgtcagtaagaaagcaggcagacaCCAGATTTCAATTTCAGTTATATTTGTTAACGTCCCAGTTTAACTCCAACTCTTTTCTGACATATGAATCTGAGGTCACCTTCTGAAAATGCACTTAAATTACATATGCTTGCCTGTAACTTTAAAATGTTGATGAAAGAACACTATAAACATTCCACTATTTAAgcacatcttttctctttttttttaaagaggtaaAGTGGCTCAAACAGGAACAAAGCTCAAAAACACTAGACAAAAACCAAGAGTGAAAAATGCTAATGTGATCAATCTGTTGCTCCCATCTTCACTGTATGGCCCAGGATGGCctgctggaattgcaggcctgCATTATTATCACATCCAGCTTCCTCTCTTGCAAATATTTAAATGCCCTCAGTGTGTCTGAGTTTCAACTCTCCCAATGTCAAATGGAAGGCTGATATGGATGGAGTTATTGCCTTAAGAGTCTAGGACAGAGGTATAAGGCAAGCAAATGGCACCCCTGGGTGCtggccatgcacacacactagtCAGACCAGACCACCCAGGCTAGCTGGGGTCAGAGGCTGACCTGAACCTTGCAGGTCATTCTTACTTCATTGTGTTCTACTTTGTTCCATATTTGCTTGTTTCACTATTTTGTAATTAGGGCAAGGTGAGAGGTTCCAATTAGTCTAAGAATGCTTTGCCTCACCTCAAATTATCTTACTcagatatttttatctttctgaacATATGCCTAATTTCCACCTACAATTATTTTAAAGGTGGACAGTAAGTCAGCTGAAAAGACAGGTGGGGCATGGGGCTAAGGACTGCCACCACCCTTGGGCATGGCTCTGGTGAGTGAGTTGCTCAATGGTGGTGGGCAGGACCATCTATCGAGTCTTCTCCAGGAAGGCCTTGCAGCACCTGAGGCATTGCTGGTACACCACTTCGAAGTCAGAATCATTGccctaaaagaacaaaaaagaaaaaccaacaatgGTTTATAATGACAGTGTCCTCAGAAGACCCAGACCTGTCATTTAATACCACAGAATACATCCTGTCCACCTTAACAGTGGCCCCAAACCTGAAATGTACTTACATAATAGGGATCTTCAATAatgagttgtttctgtggatcaTAGCTCCCAAGTAGCTCAATTTTAGCTTTGCAGTTTTTAACTTGATTACTTTTTCTATTCAAATCTCTGTAAAATTGAAACATGAACTTAGATTTCTGATCTATGGTTTTAAGTTAAACAGGGACATCTGCTAGGGGTTTATGAAATATCCTATCAAAATACAACAGTGCAACCTGATTTGAAATGAAACAGAACACTCTGCAGACCTGTGGGACTCCTGCAGCTGTATCCACAGTGCAGGGATTCTGATACCCAAATGTGCATCTTTAAGTCACACAATTATTAGGTTTTCTTCTGATTTTGAATTGTATTTTGGGACACTAAAAatgataacatttttttaaaatgccaggaaagaacttaaaaaacaaaaatgtatggaTATCACACCCCAAGACAAAGAGACAGTACAGATGATGTTCAGGTCAAGCAAAGACAGAAGCAAGTAGGAGTGAGTGGGAGAACAGGTGAGTGAGGCCAGGAGCAAGTACGAGATAATATGTTCAGTGGGAAGCATGAAGGCCAAGGTAGCAGCAGCTATGATTTTAGGCCCCTCTAGACCCACTCATCTGCCCTGTGAACTTAGGGGAGTGACTTAAGTCCACtgttcctcattttctttcttggtaaTAAAGTGAATTTACTAATGAGGGGTGTGGACCCGTAGACCACATCAGTATTACAGAGCAACCACTGCTCCTTAACACCTTAGCCCATCAGTGTTAATTAACCAAAAATGTAAACCCAGTAAAGTCTCCGTCTTGCCAGATTTACTCTAGAGTTCTGCACTTATAAAGAAATAAgatacgggctggagagatggctcaagaggttaagagcacaggctgctcttccagaggtcctgagttcaattcccagcatccacatggtggctcacaaccatctgtaatgagatctggtgccctcttttggcctgcaggctgacatgcaggcagaagactgtatacataataaataaatctttaaaaaagaaagaaagaaagaaagaaagaaagaaagaaagaaagaaagaaagaagatacaaGATACTCCTCATCTGTTACAGCAGTTAACTGAATTAATGCAAATCCATGCATCACTTGTACACCTAAAGCCCCAAACCAGCTGTCTCCATGTCCATTCATTGCTCTCTTTTGGAAACCACATTTCTGTAAACAGATCTGAGTCAACCACACTTCATGTTCCAATAGTTCTGTTATGCTGAATAATTCTATAAATTATAATCAACCTTACATTAAAAACTGTAAGACAATAGAAAGTCATTTTGTACAACACCTTGCTGGGGCTATGACTCAGTTGAGAAGAGGACAAAAATACTGTTTAAAATAGGATTATTGCATGAGGTGGCGctcccttttaatcccagcattcagaaggcagaggtggatgtgagttccaggacagacagggctacacagaaaaactgtgtcccaaaaaaacaattatatatatatatatatgattaccTCAGATTGCTTTCATCCATACATAGTATATAATCGAATGTGACAAAGTCTTCTCTTGTAATCTGCATTTAAGAAGTCAAAACACAGtgattatatacatacaaaacaGTAGTTGGGAAAAAAACATGTAATTACATGTTAACTCATTAACTAAATTACATGTTCAGTCATTAACTAAAATTTTAATAAGCAATTTGGaaaatttttagttaaaatataatcattGTAGTTCCAAAACTATACtgcaaaataatttttagaacGTTCTTTGAAATaatcagaaaatacaaaaatggacATTTTGTACAAGGTTCtttgaaataattagaaaatataaaatttggaCATAAAGTTTATTGTTAGTTTTGGACCCTCGGTAAGGAAATATAATTCTGTTGACACATGAATGACTTTCAGGCCATCACCTTCGCTGCTCTATTTGTCATTCCGCTGACTGTCTTAGGCCTTGGTAACACATAGATCTTCTAGTAGAACCATCCATCCATAAAGCAAGGCAGAGAGGAGACACAGGGCCTCAGAAAAGGGAGAATAACTGATTTTCAAAGGGTCCACCAGGGACAAGAAATCATGACTGCAAACCCATAACTTAACATGGGAAGGGTTTCCTCCAGTACATCATCAGATGTACTTTCTTCTGACACCGCACAGTTTAAGATGTGTAATAGTTGAAGAAATTTATCTTCTAGATTTTAACCACCCAGGAAGCATCTAGGTAAAAGGAGTAATGACTAtagccaaataataataaaaatggtcACTTACTTGTTACTCAAATGGGAAATTTTAGCTTTCTGTATACACTTCTATTAACTTTTAGTATAGCATTTAAATAATCACAAAGGACTGTATTGTTTCAATATTCCCAAGATGCGTAACTTATTTCAAAGATACTAAAATACTATTATATaaagtgttatttttttcaagttatgAGAAATATCTTAGCATTAATTTTGAATATAATTAATTTGTCCTTTAAAAGAGATAATGCTTGATGACTTACGGAGTCAAACCACACTAGATTTTTGGGTTTTAAGATAGCTGAGAAAGAAGAGCAGCTAGAACTTCATCTTGTGAAGAATGCACACACagtaaagcatttttttttttgcatgtgaaAAATTAATCCCATTACCAAATATCATTAGAAAACTCACACAGAAACCAAGATTCTTCTTCAAGGTGATAAGCATGCTCCTAAGAATACCTGGTTCATTGCAGCAGTGTGGCAGGAATACAGCCACAAATAACAGATCACCTACAGTTAAACAAATCTGCATGGACCTTACCAGCTGAACCCAGTGAGCACTGACGTGACCCTACCCAGAGCCCTCCCAAGGGCCTTTTAACTCTCAAGTCATTACAGTCCAAGAGCTTTTTAACTCTCAAGGCATTCAAGTCCACATCCAAACAGCCCATTTTTAGGGGTTTTATCATtgttaaaactaaaacaaaattatttttttcttaattagaaaATACAAATCCAGgactaaagaaatggctcagtggtgaaaagCACTTGTTACTTTATAAttatagaggacccaagttcagttcccagcatccacatggtgtctcacaactgtgCAATATAA
Encoded here:
- the Acp1 gene encoding low molecular weight phosphotyrosine protein phosphatase isoform X2, whose product is MAEAGSNSVLFVCLGNICRSPIAEAVFRKLVTDENVSDNWRIDSAATSTYEVGNPPDYRGQNCMRKHGIPMSHIARQITREDFVTFDYILCMDESNLRDLNRKSNQVKNCKAKIELLGSYDPQKQLIIEDPYYGNDSDFEVVYQQCLRCCKAFLEKTR
- the Acp1 gene encoding low molecular weight phosphotyrosine protein phosphatase isoform X1, with translation MAEAGSNSVLFVCLGNICRSPIAEAVFRKLVTDENVSDNWAIDSSAVSDWNVGRPPDPRAVSCLRNHGISTAHKARQITREDFVTFDYILCMDESNLRDLNRKSNQVKNCKAKIELLGSYDPQKQLIIEDPYYGNDSDFEVVYQQCLRCCKAFLEKTR